A region of the Stieleria neptunia genome:
GAGGCAGGCCTGAGGGCGGATCTGCCTTAACCTGCTGACGCAGAATCGTGTTCGTCGTTGGTTTCTCTGTCGATCGTCTGCTGCAGTCCGTTAAATGAAGTGCGGGAAGTACCCAGCGTCGGCGCAGTTCCGACAGACTGATCAGACTGCGTATTCGGGATACGCCCTCGTCGCGCACTTTCGGGATTGCGTTGTTAGCACGCTGTTGACAAGTGAATTGGAGTCGTCAAATCGACACCCTGCCCGCAGAGGTCTTCCGCACCGAATTACCGAAATGAGTTGCTGAGGGCGCTTCGGTTGGTCCAACCGAAGCGGTGAAGGGTCCCGCGATCGATAGGACCAATAGGACAGATGCGACCTATAAGTCTTATGTGTCCTATTTGTCCCATTGCACGATTGTTACCCCATCCTCGGAGCAACGGCAAAACAATGGGGGCAAGACAATTTTCGGCTCTGATCGTTTTGCCCCCATCGTCTTGCCCATCGTTCGTTGTCCAGTCGAGCAACAAAGATTGACAACTGATGACGCAGTCGGTTGCATCGACCAACGCGAGTTCGCTGAATCGCTTGGCCCCAGTTTCCGCCAAATCTTGGACCAACTTTCGAGGAAGCTTGCAGAAGAGCATCAAATCTGCATCGGTGGACACCGACGTTCCAAAGCGAATCGTCTTTGCGCAGGCGGCTGTGCCCAACCAAACGCTGTTGAGAGTGAGCAGGTGTTCCCGTTGATTTTGGCACTGTATTCCTTCGGTTGGGGACTTGGATGGACCGTCTACAGTGCGTTCACACCAGACCAACTCCTAAGTTGATTCGGCTCTCGTGGCGACGCGATCAAGGCCGTCACCCTGTCGGCGTGGTGGTGCGGTGTCTTCTCTGGGCTCGTTTGTTTGCTTGTCCGTTGGAGGCTTACTGGCTAACTTCCCCCCATACGCCGCCCTCGCAATCTGTTGACTCTGATCGGCAAGGCACCGACGGTGCAACATTTTTCGATTCGACCCCACGTACCCCGTCTCGCCTTGGTCAGATCATCAAACAAATCTTTCAAAAAGCGTCAACGCAAGGCTGATCAAAGCCTTGGGTGTTTTGTTTTGATGGCGATAACAGCGGCATGGCTGCTTCGGAAAACAATGACGACTTGCAAAGCGTGTTGAGGGTCAACGCTGAGCTGATCGAAACGGTTGAACGACTGCAGAAAGCCAACCAACAACTCCGCGAAGAACTGGAACTCTATCGTCGCAAATTCTTCGGCAGGTCTTCTGAGCGGCACGTTGAAGATGACTCGCAATTGCGTCTGTTTGACTTAGGTGAGCAGCAAGCCGAGAACGACGATGCCGAAGACGATGAAGCAACCCAGCCCCGCCGGCGTCATCGCAAAAAAAGAAGTCTGAGAAGCTGCCGCCGACGCATCGGTTAGGCCGCAAACACAAAGCGTCATTTTGGACTGCGGTGGCGATCAATGTCTCCGGCGTCGTTGCGTTGGTTACAGGCCCCAAAATGTTGACGCGCCGACACCGCCACTGCGGCCAATTCGCCACACCGTTCCGATGAGTCTTCGGATTGGTGAAAAGCAGTCGCAGGTCGCCCAAGCCACGAAGCGATACCCGGGCAGATAGAACGCTTACCTCCCAACGAAGAATTGCTGGATTTACT
Encoded here:
- a CDS encoding IS66 family transposase, producing MAASENNDDLQSVLRVNAELIETVERLQKANQQLREELELYRRKFFGRSSERHVEDDSQLRLFDLGEQQAENDDAEDDEATQPRRRHRKKRSLRSCRRRIG